The Fervidibacillus albus genome contains a region encoding:
- a CDS encoding UxaA family hydrolase: MSLQSQEQISSNQKISTHKFLVHNKGDHVGVATSDIEAGERVIGYCLEDDSVIEIEAKDMIPLGHKISLVHLEVNEPVLKYGIQIGYTTKVWNTGDYVHTHNIKSARW, translated from the coding sequence GTGAGTTTACAATCACAGGAACAAATCAGTTCCAATCAAAAAATTTCAACTCATAAATTTCTAGTCCATAACAAAGGGGATCATGTTGGAGTTGCCACAAGCGATATTGAGGCTGGAGAAAGAGTAATAGGCTATTGTCTAGAAGATGACTCCGTTATAGAAATCGAAGCGAAGGATATGATTCCATTAGGACACAAAATTTCATTGGTACATCTAGAAGTCAATGAACCGGTATTAAAATATGGAATTCAAATTGGTTATACAACAAAGGTCTGGAACACTGGAGACTATGTGCATACTCACAATATTAAATCTGCGAGGTGGTAA
- a CDS encoding UxaA family hydrolase: protein MTNQLYGYRRENGKVGIRNHVIVLPVDDISNSACEAVANQIKGVLALPHSYGRLQYGEDLKLHFRTLIGIGSNPNVAAVVVIGIEENWAKKVADGIAKTGKPVAHFSIEGYGDLETIRQASWKAKEFLQWASELQKEPIELKDLTVSIKCGESDTTTGLASCPTVAQAVDRLVDAGATVFFGETSELTGGEHLIYERIASPALKDKFMNMYKDYVGEIESKGVDLLGSQPTQGNIAGGLSTIEEKALGNIAKTGTKPIIGVLEPAESPSNGNGLYFMDTSSAAAECITLMAAGGAVLHLFPTGQGNIVGNPIEPVIKITANPKTAETMKEHIDVDVKGLLSREIGIQQAGDILMDYIYRTVNGRLTCAETLGHREFVMTKLFRSA from the coding sequence ATGACAAATCAATTATATGGATATCGTAGAGAAAATGGAAAAGTTGGGATTCGCAATCACGTCATCGTTTTACCAGTTGATGATATTTCAAACTCTGCGTGTGAAGCCGTAGCAAATCAAATTAAAGGAGTTCTTGCTCTACCACACTCATATGGACGTCTTCAATATGGTGAGGATTTAAAATTGCATTTTCGTACATTAATTGGAATAGGTTCAAATCCAAATGTTGCCGCTGTAGTAGTAATTGGAATTGAGGAAAATTGGGCAAAAAAAGTAGCTGATGGAATAGCAAAAACAGGAAAACCAGTTGCGCACTTTTCAATCGAAGGTTACGGTGATTTAGAAACGATTCGGCAAGCTTCATGGAAAGCTAAGGAATTTTTACAATGGGCCTCTGAGTTGCAAAAGGAACCAATTGAATTGAAAGATTTAACAGTTAGTATAAAATGTGGGGAGTCTGATACGACAACTGGATTGGCTTCTTGTCCGACAGTAGCACAAGCTGTCGACAGATTAGTAGACGCCGGAGCTACTGTGTTTTTTGGAGAAACCTCTGAGTTAACTGGAGGGGAACATCTAATTTATGAAAGAATTGCTTCACCTGCCCTTAAAGATAAATTTATGAATATGTACAAGGATTACGTTGGTGAAATTGAATCAAAGGGCGTAGATCTATTAGGCTCACAACCAACACAAGGGAACATTGCTGGTGGATTATCAACAATTGAAGAAAAAGCGCTAGGGAATATTGCTAAGACAGGTACTAAACCAATAATTGGAGTGCTGGAGCCAGCTGAATCACCGTCAAACGGAAATGGGTTGTATTTTATGGATACATCTTCTGCAGCTGCCGAGTGTATTACATTAATGGCTGCTGGTGGTGCTGTATTACATCTATTTCCTACAGGGCAAGGAAATATTGTTGGAAATCCTATAGAGCCTGTAATTAAAATTACTGCTAATCCAAAAACAGCAGAAACAATGAAGGAACATATTGATGTAGATGTAAAAGGTTTACTATCCCGTGAAATAGGAATTCAACAAGCTGGAGATATTTTAATGGATTACATCTATCGTACAGTGAATGGTAGACTTACATGTGCTGAAACTCTAGGACATCGTGAATTCGTCATGACCAAGTTATTTAGAAGTGCTTAG
- a CDS encoding TRAP transporter small permease, translating to MKNFIRKFSEYVDRISRFLMASLFIMGFLATLYQVFSRYVLQSEFFSKVFPFINLSLFNFTWIEELIRYLFIWVVFLGIGTVYKESGHAHIEILYKLLNVRWTKRLKLLVEGINVSFFLVLLYFSVKLLTYTSKQISPSLFINMSIMYFSIVVCSVICNIHAMNHFFQLLDENVQKENLKKVNSMAQRSNIEQ from the coding sequence ATGAAAAATTTTATACGTAAATTCAGTGAATATGTAGATAGGATTTCCAGATTTTTGATGGCATCCCTTTTTATCATGGGATTTTTGGCGACACTTTATCAAGTGTTCTCACGTTATGTTCTACAAAGTGAATTTTTTTCTAAAGTTTTCCCGTTCATAAATTTATCTTTATTTAATTTTACATGGATAGAAGAGCTCATCCGTTACTTGTTTATTTGGGTGGTTTTTTTAGGGATTGGGACTGTTTACAAAGAAAGTGGGCATGCACATATAGAAATTTTATACAAATTACTAAATGTTCGGTGGACCAAAAGACTTAAATTGTTGGTAGAAGGAATAAATGTTTCTTTTTTTCTAGTTCTATTGTATTTCAGTGTTAAGTTATTAACTTATACAAGTAAACAAATTTCGCCTTCACTTTTTATAAATATGAGTATTATGTATTTTTCAATTGTTGTTTGTTCCGTTATTTGTAACATTCACGCGATGAATCACTTCTTTCAACTCTTGGACGAAAATGTACAGAAAGAAAATTTAAAGAAAGTTAATAGTATGGCACAACGTTCTAATATAGAGCAATAA
- a CDS encoding DctP family TRAP transporter solute-binding subunit translates to MNIRILLVIGTLIFFLCGCGFVTLKANGDTKYVLRLGHMQGTEHPYHVGALEFKKIVEKNSEGQIQVDLFPSSQLGNSRDLIEGLQFGSVHFYIGSVAPVTNFSEKFNVLSLPYIFDNREHAFAVLDGEIGKELTTELEKNGLIHLAFMENGWRHLTNNKHPVKTADDTSNLKIRVQESPPYIAFINALGSTPVPIPFGELYTALEQKVIDGQENPLAQISLNKFNEVQSYLTLTAHTYDASIFLMSQKVYDKIPSELQEVIRSAAKEAARVERDLAKKEEQKYLRILKESGMQIEENPDIKSFKEVAKRVYKEFDEPVLQQLIKRIRETNY, encoded by the coding sequence ATGAATATACGAATACTTTTAGTCATTGGAACTTTAATTTTTTTCTTATGTGGTTGTGGTTTCGTAACATTGAAAGCTAATGGGGATACCAAGTATGTCTTGCGTTTGGGACATATGCAAGGTACAGAACATCCGTATCATGTAGGAGCATTGGAATTTAAAAAAATAGTTGAAAAAAATTCGGAAGGACAGATTCAAGTGGACTTGTTTCCAAGTAGTCAATTGGGAAATAGTAGGGACCTAATAGAAGGATTACAATTTGGAAGTGTTCATTTTTATATTGGCTCTGTGGCCCCAGTTACAAATTTTTCTGAAAAATTTAATGTTTTGAGTTTACCCTATATATTTGATAATAGGGAGCATGCGTTTGCTGTATTGGATGGAGAGATTGGGAAGGAGTTAACAACCGAACTTGAGAAGAATGGATTAATACATTTAGCATTTATGGAAAATGGTTGGCGACATTTAACAAATAATAAACATCCAGTAAAAACAGCCGATGATACAAGTAATTTGAAAATTCGCGTACAAGAATCCCCGCCTTACATTGCCTTTATTAATGCGCTAGGATCTACTCCGGTACCTATTCCCTTTGGAGAACTTTATACTGCACTCGAACAAAAGGTAATTGATGGTCAAGAAAATCCCCTTGCTCAAATATCATTAAATAAATTTAATGAAGTTCAAAGTTATTTAACTTTGACTGCCCATACTTATGATGCATCCATTTTTTTAATGAGTCAAAAAGTTTATGATAAAATTCCATCAGAACTTCAAGAGGTTATAAGGAGTGCAGCAAAAGAGGCAGCGAGAGTAGAAAGAGATTTGGCCAAGAAGGAAGAACAAAAATATTTAAGAATATTAAAAGAGAGTGGTATGCAAATCGAAGAAAATCCGGATATAAAATCATTTAAAGAAGTTGCTAAAAGGGTTTACAAAGAGTTTGATGAACCAGTCCTCCAACAATTAATTAAACGTATTCGAGAGACAAACTATTAA
- a CDS encoding TRAP transporter large permease — MLIVIMMILFICMFLGVPIAVALGWASIGGILASIYYIPLEVVPQRLFTAVDSFPLLAIPFFMLAGEFMMAGSMAKRITNIAFSCVGWIRAGLAQVSTLTSMFFAGISGSGAADTAAVGKMMIPMMEEKGYDKGFAAATVATAGTIAVVIPPSIPMIVYGVTAGVSIGSLFTAGIIPGIILGISIMLLNYFLTKRQNYQNETQRFELISLKKALKEGVLALLLPIIIVVGIRGGIFTPTEAGAVASGYAFFVSKFIYKDLKWSEIVTAFLRAAQMTAMVIFIIAVANLFGWILTAEQIPQHLANTITSITNNPNIILLFINLILFITGCFLNASAAITILTPLLLPLAMSVGIDPIHLGVVMVVNLAIGLITPPVGLDLYIIQGIANVSFDKLIKSIVPFILLLIIILMMITYIPQLSLFLSELFNKL, encoded by the coding sequence GTGTTAATAGTTATTATGATGATACTTTTTATATGTATGTTTTTAGGAGTTCCGATTGCGGTGGCTCTTGGTTGGGCAAGTATAGGAGGTATTCTTGCTAGTATTTACTATATTCCGCTTGAAGTTGTTCCTCAAAGGTTATTTACAGCTGTAGATTCTTTCCCCTTATTAGCAATTCCATTTTTTATGTTAGCTGGTGAATTTATGATGGCTGGGAGCATGGCCAAACGCATTACAAATATTGCATTTTCGTGTGTTGGTTGGATAAGAGCAGGATTGGCACAAGTTTCCACACTTACTAGCATGTTTTTCGCTGGTATTTCAGGATCTGGTGCAGCTGATACCGCTGCTGTTGGTAAGATGATGATACCGATGATGGAAGAAAAAGGGTATGACAAAGGGTTTGCTGCAGCAACTGTTGCTACCGCTGGAACGATTGCAGTTGTCATTCCACCTAGTATACCAATGATTGTATACGGTGTAACGGCTGGTGTTTCCATCGGATCTCTATTTACGGCAGGAATTATTCCAGGGATTATTTTAGGAATTAGTATTATGTTGTTAAATTATTTTCTTACTAAGAGGCAAAATTATCAAAACGAAACGCAGAGGTTTGAATTAATTTCTCTAAAAAAAGCCTTAAAAGAAGGGGTGTTAGCTTTACTACTTCCTATTATAATCGTCGTTGGGATAAGGGGAGGAATCTTTACTCCTACAGAAGCAGGGGCCGTTGCTTCAGGATATGCTTTTTTTGTTAGTAAATTTATATATAAAGATCTTAAATGGTCCGAAATTGTAACAGCTTTTCTTCGAGCGGCACAAATGACCGCAATGGTTATCTTTATTATTGCCGTAGCTAATTTATTCGGATGGATCTTAACCGCGGAACAGATTCCACAGCACTTAGCCAACACAATAACTTCGATTACAAATAATCCAAATATAATACTTTTATTCATCAATCTTATACTGTTTATCACAGGTTGCTTTTTAAACGCGTCAGCAGCCATAACGATATTAACCCCCCTTCTATTACCACTAGCAATGAGTGTAGGCATTGACCCTATACATTTAGGGGTTGTAATGGTAGTTAATTTAGCAATTGGACTTATAACACCACCTGTTGGCTTAGACTTATATATTATCCAAGGAATAGCAAATGTTTCCTTTGATAAATTGATAAAATCTATAGTTCCGTTTATCCTGCTTTTAATAATAATTCTTATGATGATTACCTATATTCCTCAATTATCATTATTTTTGTCTGAATTATTCAATAAATTGTAA